One Carya illinoinensis cultivar Pawnee chromosome 5, C.illinoinensisPawnee_v1, whole genome shotgun sequence genomic window, AATCAAAGGTTTATGCCAACCGGGCGCTAGCTCAACAAAAATGGCATGGGATCCAGGTGCTTATCTGGACAAGTGTACCAAATCCCCTACGCATACATTTAGAAACTGTGGAATACCTGTCAAGCCACCGATTAAGAATAAAACCATTGACTTTGGAGTCCACCTCAGTTGTACCAATTGCCagcctgtctctctctctctctctcaatcctcCACCAACATTCTTGTGGGTGTCCTCTTCGGTGATGCTATTCATAACTTAATGCACTTATTATACTCTTCCATATTAGATAATGTTACCGTATTATCAAAATTAATAAGCAACAAATTTGCCGCGTGTATTGTGCGCCTGTGTGGTGGCATTGGCAATGGACATCACTGGCCAGCATTGACTTGGGCCCCACCTACTGTTGGCCCATGagttttaaaataagtaaaggTAAGCTGTAAGATTCGAAGAATTCCCCCCCGACTACGAACCCAATAATATTTGACAGAACATATATCCCTGCGTTGATGGTGCAAATACTGTTCgtagttttgttttgaaaaacccAGCCACCTCAAAACCTAAGCCATGTCGAACCCCCACGGGCCGCCGAGGCCTCTCCAAAAGCAGCGTTCGTGGGCTCCTGATATGCACAGAGACGAGGCGTGGCTTAGACGCAAAGGCAATCACGGCACCGAAGACCGTCTCCGCCGCAACAAGAGCGTCTCAGACGATGATCTGGAGGAGTTGAAGGCTTGCATCGAACTGGGGTTTGGTTTCGGATTCGATTCGCCGGAGGTAGATCCAAAGCTCTCCGACACTATCCCCGCTCTGGGTTTTTATTACGCTGTTAACAAGCAGTACAGTAACAGCTTGTCGAGATCGTCGTCTTCGTCGTCCCTAATTATGGCCGCTTCCGATAGCGAAAACGAAAGCCCCAGCTCCATAATCGATCAAGGTAAATCTCCGTCGTTTTGATTCCGTACGTGCAGTCGTGGACTTTTCTTGATCCGACGGCCATAACTCAACGATTTCGcatttcacttaaaaaaaaatgggattttatttttttttatttttcaggtgAAGATGCCGATCTGGTAAAGACGAGGCTGAGGCAATGGGCCCAGGTTGTTGCTTGCGCAGTGCGTCAATCCGTTTCATCGTCAACCACCATGAACCGAAATGTTTGATGGATTGTCTTTCCCCTTTCATACTCAATTTTGTAACGTACAATTTATTActtaaaagtttttatttatttaataatttctatttaattttggTCATTCATgttcttcatgattttctttccCAAACAACAATCTTGTTTGGAAGGCTGGAGAATGGGAGGTGGGAGGTATTGAGATGTTTCAACAATGATGTTACTTGTTTGTTTTAACCATTTTATCTTTTGTACGTTCCTGATGATTTTCATGgtggattaatactaatattaaatgAATTTACTGAAATCTTAATATGGAAGGAAGAAACATGgcagtgtatatatatgcatacatatgATCATATGGCCCCCGGCCGTACACTATTATCTCTTGTTTGGATGGAATGGAGGAGGAATTCCTAAAGGAAGTGATCAGTTATTATCTTTGAGTGATAAAGAAGCCGGGGGCATGGAGGGAATGGTGTTCCCGTAACTTGAGGATGGAAACTAAATTTTTCGATCCgtagcttatttattttttgacaatcAATTCCATcgattttcactcattttttagttttattcttcatctttattATGTTACACTCTCTCCTCAGTTCCTAGAAATTAATACCCTCTCATGCATGCACGCACCTGTGTCAGCGAAGATATTTTGTCGCTTTATCACCCTGCTTAATCCAATAATAATGAGTCGTTGAAAGTTTGCAACTCTGGTGATCCCCTTGCCCTCCCATCTTATCAACCTTCGTCGACACCTCACAATTTCGGAATGGATCAGTTCAACTCTAAATTATGGCCATGCATGTACGTATAACACTTGGTGCGCCCGCAACCATGCAATAATAATACGTACACACGACCACATGCGTGCATGCATCGGTCAACTTTAAATGCTCCAGAAATTCTCTAGGACTCCGTTCATTGCTCCCATCCCTAATCCCTGTTTGGAGATCAGCTGATTATACATACAGCATTCGTAGAAATTTCGCTGGACCTCCTTAACAATATTTGAACATGACATGGTATTCAGAAGCAACTCTTAATTAGTCGTTGCTCCCCACACTCTACACATGAAAGCtcggaatatatatatatatatatatattaattcactttCCTACAGATTTTGTGGCTCGCGCAACCTAGCCAAGTAcgtgagctttttttttttttttaatgcttctTGCTCCATTCACCTCGATCGAATCCATTCTCACTCGCAGTTTTTCATTAACTCCAGCTTAAACGTCCCTCGCTGTATTCTTTGAATTAAATCATGatgtatatatatcattcaCCTTTGGGAGGAAAGAATTGATACAAAGGCACCCTTCCACGGATTCAATTAATACTACAATT contains:
- the LOC122311065 gene encoding uncharacterized protein LOC122311065, which encodes MSNPHGPPRPLQKQRSWAPDMHRDEAWLRRKGNHGTEDRLRRNKSVSDDDLEELKACIELGFGFGFDSPEVDPKLSDTIPALGFYYAVNKQYSNSLSRSSSSSSLIMAASDSENESPSSIIDQGEDADLVKTRLRQWAQVVACAVRQSVSSSTTMNRNV